The following is a genomic window from Caldisalinibacter kiritimatiensis.
TCTATTTGTTTTTAGCGACGACTCTTAAAACTATATCAAAACAACTTATGTTTGTCAAGTGCTTTTTTATTTTTTGTTTTTATCTGCTACTTAACAGCTGTGTAATCCCTGTCTTATCTCAACGACGCTGAATAATATACCATAATTATTATATCACTTCAAATCTATATTATGCAATCATTTAAGCATTTATTCCAATAATATTCAATTTACTTTTGATTGCTTATGATTTCATTAATTTTTATCGATTTTCTACTTCATCTTTTATAACATTCCATATTTTTTCTTTTCTTTCCCCTTTCTCCATGGTGATATCCCAACTAAATTTAAAAATTATTATATATAAAATTATAGTACATAAATTACCCACTCCACATTTACAGTCAATAAGCAAAAGGGCAGGGTTTCCCTGCCCTTTACCTAGCTAATTGTTTTCCTTTATTAAATGCCTTTATATTTATGTCTACGTATTTCCCTTTTACTAACTCTTTTATTTTTTGCTCCCAATCTATTTCGTTTAATCCTAAAGCCTCAACTAAGCATCCAAGCATAACTATATTCTGGGTTTTTATGTTACCTATTTCCTTAGCTACTTCTGCAGCTTTTAATTTAATAACATCTAGCTTATGCTCTAATTCTTTAATGATATCTTTTGGATATTCATCTTTACCTACTAGTATAGGTACAGATGGTATTTCATAATCATTAATTACTAACTTACCATTAGGCTTTAAATAGTCTATCCATCTCATTGCTTCCATCTTCTCAAAAGCAACAATTATGTCAGCTTGACCCTTACCTATTATAGGTGAATAAACTTTTTCTCCATACCTCACTTGTGTAGTTACACTACCTCCACGTTGTGCCATACCATGAACTTCAGACATTTTTACATCATATCCTGCATCTAACAACCCCTTTGATAAAATTTTACTAGCAAGTATGATTCCTTGTCCTCCAACTCCAACTAATAAAATATTACCTTTTTCTGTCATGTTACTCACCCACCTTTACAATAGCATCAAATGGACATACCTGTAGACAAACGTCGCAACCTACACACATAGTGTCATCTATAATTGCTCCTTTTTCTGAATCGAATGATATAGCTGGACAACCAACTTTCAAGCACATCTTACACTTTTTACATTTGTCTTGGTCTACTTCGCAAATTTTTCTATCTGCTAATCCATACTCTTCAATTTCTTCATTAGGTGATTTTTTTAATACACATGGCCATTTTGTTATTATAACCATAGGTTCATCTACTTCCATAGCTTTATCTATAGCTGCTTTCGTTTCTTTTAAATTTAATGGATTTATTACTTCTATATGTTTTACTCCTATGGCTTCACAAATTTTCACTATATCTATTTCATTAGTGACTTCACCCATTAGTGTATAACCCGTTCCTGGATTATGTTGGTGACCAGTCATTCCTGTTATCCTATTATCTAATATAATTGTTGCGGCATTTCCTTTATTATAAACTATGTCTATTAATCCTGTAATTCCTGAATGAAAGAATGTAGAGTCTCCTATTACACTAAACACTTTCGTTTCTCTTCCATTTACTTGTGCTGCCTTACTAAATCCATGCCCAGCACTTATACTAGCTCCCATACAAATACATGTATCCATAGCTTCTAAAGGTGGTGCTGAACCTAAAGTATAACATCCAATATCTCCAGTAACAACTACATTTTTCTTTTTACTTAACTCATAAAATAACCCTCTATGAGGACATCCTGCACACATTGTAGGAGGCCTTCCTACCACCTTTTCTTCGTTTTTCTCAATAACTTCTTTATTTTCACCTAACAATGTTTTTGCTATAATGTCTGGATTTAACTCTCCCACTCTAGGTATTAGTTCTTTTCCTATTACTTCTATACCCATTGCTTTTATTTCTGTTTCTAAATATGGATCTAGTTCTTCAATCACATACAACTTCTCAACTTCATTAGCAAATTTTTTAATTTTTTCTTTTGGTAGTGGATAAGTAAATCCTAGTTTAAGATATGAAGCATTGTCTCCAAAGACTTCTTTGGCATATTGATAGGAAACACTTGAAGTTATAATACCTATTTTTTTATCATACCATTCTACTTTATTTAATGAAGTATTGTTGCTAAATTCTTCTAATTTCTTTAATTTTTCTTCTAACTTAACATGTAGTTTCCTTCCATTGGCTGGAGTAGCTACATATTTAGGTATATTCTTAACATATTCTTTTATTTCAACTTGTTCTCTGTCTTCTAATTCTACTATCCCTTTACTATGACATATTCTAGTAGTTAATCTTAATAATATAGGCACATCAAATTCTTCACTTATCTTATATGCTATTTTAGTAAATTCCTTTGCTTCTTGACTATCACTTGGTTCTAGCATTGGTATCTTTGCAAATTTAGCATAGTTTCTGTTATCCTGCTCATTTTGCGAACTGTGCATTCCTGGGTCATCAGCAGTAACAAGTACAAGACCACCATTCACTCCTGTATAAGCTACTGTAAATAATGGGTCTGCCGCTACATTTACTCCAACATGCTTCATTGCTGCTAAAGACCTTGCTCCAGCTATAGATGCACCTATAGATACTTCTAAAGCTACTTTTTCATTAGGAGCCCATTCTGAATATATTTCTTTATATTTAGCTACATTCTCTAATATTTCTGTACTTGGTGTTCCTGGATATGCCGATGCAACTGTAACACCAGCTTCATATGCTCCTCTAGCAACAGCTTCATTTCCAGTTAATAGTTCCTTCATTATATTATACCCCCTTCACATTACAAAGAAATGAAAATGTTTTCATTGAGTTTATTTTTATTTACT
Proteins encoded in this region:
- a CDS encoding indolepyruvate oxidoreductase subunit beta, translating into MTEKGNILLVGVGGQGIILASKILSKGLLDAGYDVKMSEVHGMAQRGGSVTTQVRYGEKVYSPIIGKGQADIIVAFEKMEAMRWIDYLKPNGKLVINDYEIPSVPILVGKDEYPKDIIKELEHKLDVIKLKAAEVAKEIGNIKTQNIVMLGCLVEALGLNEIDWEQKIKELVKGKYVDINIKAFNKGKQLAR
- the iorA gene encoding indolepyruvate ferredoxin oxidoreductase subunit alpha, with protein sequence MKELLTGNEAVARGAYEAGVTVASAYPGTPSTEILENVAKYKEIYSEWAPNEKVALEVSIGASIAGARSLAAMKHVGVNVAADPLFTVAYTGVNGGLVLVTADDPGMHSSQNEQDNRNYAKFAKIPMLEPSDSQEAKEFTKIAYKISEEFDVPILLRLTTRICHSKGIVELEDREQVEIKEYVKNIPKYVATPANGRKLHVKLEEKLKKLEEFSNNTSLNKVEWYDKKIGIITSSVSYQYAKEVFGDNASYLKLGFTYPLPKEKIKKFANEVEKLYVIEELDPYLETEIKAMGIEVIGKELIPRVGELNPDIIAKTLLGENKEVIEKNEEKVVGRPPTMCAGCPHRGLFYELSKKKNVVVTGDIGCYTLGSAPPLEAMDTCICMGASISAGHGFSKAAQVNGRETKVFSVIGDSTFFHSGITGLIDIVYNKGNAATIILDNRITGMTGHQHNPGTGYTLMGEVTNEIDIVKICEAIGVKHIEVINPLNLKETKAAIDKAMEVDEPMVIITKWPCVLKKSPNEEIEEYGLADRKICEVDQDKCKKCKMCLKVGCPAISFDSEKGAIIDDTMCVGCDVCLQVCPFDAIVKVGE